Proteins encoded within one genomic window of Gemmatimonadaceae bacterium:
- a CDS encoding PD40 domain-containing protein, whose product MKIRPFASLRFLLAMAVFATATRAEAQLYFGQNQVQFDKFNWKVLETEHFLVHYYPEEANIINDAARMAERSYARLSRLLNHQFREKKPLILFRSRTDFGQNNVTGDLGEGTGGVTEALRHRILLPFTGDFQSFEHVLAHEIVHGFQYDIFARGRAGNGLQTLAQVQPPLWMMEGMAEYLSLGPKHVLTQSWMRDAALNGSLPTIKLMTDYPDRFFPYRFGEALWEYIGERWGDDVIGEILNSTPNVGVERAFKRELGLSLEELSDEWREAMQVKHLPQIAQLDRARKFSEALLSQRKSGGIAQLFVAPSFSPDGKYIAFISLGSYLRGEVFPDLWLGNGETGKRIKRLVKSALDPDFEELRLLYSQSAFSPDSRTLAFTAQRNGKDVLYTMDVQRRRVTRTFDELPLDVVMNPSWSPDGSQIVVSGYDSGIHDLFIIDVATGKLRQLTNDKHAEMMPQWSPDGKTIAFATDRGAGTDLDVLKFQKWQIATYDIASGRIDVIPGQAGLNLNPMWAPDGKSLAFISDRTGISNVFLYDFDRKEHFQLTNVIGAVSSFSEYSPAITWARGADKLAFTYYENGDYTVWAVANPRRLRKEPYRETPVTVAATSPTRPVDRPTNARPNTDAAGDMLRAIASAARAADTTKDDVVSVYRSATGIRPSADVPTSSERSGNAPISVSALLDSATFALPDTTRFRQYAYKPGLQPEYIARPSVGYAQDNFGRGLFGGTAIVLGDMLGNNRLALAGQINGRLSEAYAYGAYTNLANRLQYTVGAAQTPIFFLNGYSEEPVGNGTPRIVQSYDIARYIVRQGFAIGMRPRNRFSRWEFGVNATNLSSSVQRIQRLVDYGLGFASDFVTTEVINGQSRSYVGPYLAYVSDNALFGYTAPISGRRFRFQVEPSVGQLRWTEFTADYRKYVPLLFNFLTFAWRTQANIGVGRDESAFPKYIGRPDFVRGYDREQYLSQFCGGLVNDQSACSATELLGSRVAFANAELRFPLVRRFDLGLIPISLPPVDGLFFYDAGIAWSRGQSVSFRKPEGYDQARSRYMLRSYGAGIRLNLFGFALVRWDYAIPLDRPGAKGYWMWTLGQSF is encoded by the coding sequence ATGAAGATCCGTCCGTTCGCCTCGCTCCGTTTCCTGCTGGCCATGGCGGTCTTTGCCACAGCCACCCGGGCCGAGGCCCAGCTCTACTTCGGCCAGAACCAGGTCCAGTTCGACAAGTTCAACTGGAAGGTGCTCGAGACGGAGCACTTCCTCGTGCACTACTACCCCGAAGAAGCGAACATCATCAACGATGCGGCGCGGATGGCCGAGCGTTCGTACGCGCGACTTTCGCGGCTGCTGAACCACCAGTTCCGGGAAAAGAAGCCGCTCATCCTGTTCCGCTCACGCACCGACTTCGGGCAGAACAACGTGACCGGGGACCTTGGTGAAGGGACCGGCGGCGTCACCGAAGCGCTGCGGCACCGCATCCTGCTGCCGTTCACCGGAGACTTCCAGTCGTTCGAGCACGTACTGGCGCACGAGATCGTGCATGGATTCCAGTACGACATCTTCGCGCGCGGTCGTGCCGGCAACGGCCTGCAGACGCTGGCACAGGTGCAACCGCCCCTGTGGATGATGGAAGGCATGGCGGAGTACCTGTCGCTCGGTCCAAAGCACGTGCTGACACAGAGCTGGATGCGCGACGCGGCACTCAACGGGTCGCTGCCGACCATCAAGCTCATGACCGACTACCCCGATCGCTTCTTCCCCTATCGTTTTGGTGAAGCGCTGTGGGAGTACATCGGCGAGCGCTGGGGTGACGATGTCATCGGCGAGATCCTGAACTCCACGCCCAACGTCGGCGTCGAGCGCGCGTTCAAGCGCGAACTGGGGCTGTCCCTGGAGGAACTCAGTGACGAGTGGCGCGAAGCGATGCAGGTCAAGCACCTGCCGCAGATCGCCCAACTCGACCGCGCCCGCAAGTTCTCCGAGGCGCTGCTGAGCCAGCGCAAGAGCGGTGGCATCGCGCAGTTGTTCGTTGCACCGTCGTTTTCACCCGATGGCAAGTACATCGCCTTCATCTCGCTCGGGAGTTACCTGCGCGGCGAAGTCTTCCCCGACCTCTGGCTGGGCAATGGCGAGACGGGCAAGCGCATCAAGCGACTGGTGAAGTCGGCGCTCGATCCCGACTTCGAGGAACTGCGGCTGCTCTATTCGCAGAGCGCGTTTTCGCCGGACAGCCGCACGCTCGCCTTCACGGCGCAGCGCAACGGCAAGGACGTGCTGTACACAATGGACGTGCAGCGTCGCCGGGTGACCCGGACGTTCGACGAGCTCCCGCTCGACGTGGTGATGAACCCGTCCTGGAGCCCGGACGGCAGCCAGATCGTGGTCTCGGGATACGACAGTGGCATCCACGACCTGTTCATCATCGACGTGGCGACGGGTAAGCTGCGGCAGCTGACCAACGACAAGCACGCGGAGATGATGCCACAGTGGTCGCCGGACGGAAAGACGATCGCGTTCGCCACTGATCGCGGCGCCGGCACGGATCTCGACGTGCTCAAGTTCCAGAAATGGCAGATCGCGACCTACGACATCGCGTCCGGTCGCATCGACGTCATCCCCGGGCAGGCGGGCCTCAACCTGAACCCGATGTGGGCGCCGGACGGCAAGTCCCTGGCGTTCATCTCCGACCGGACCGGCATCTCCAACGTCTTCTTGTACGACTTCGACCGAAAAGAGCATTTCCAGCTCACCAACGTGATCGGTGCGGTGTCGTCGTTCTCCGAGTATTCACCAGCGATCACCTGGGCGCGTGGCGCGGACAAACTCGCGTTCACGTACTACGAGAACGGTGACTACACGGTCTGGGCCGTCGCCAATCCCCGCCGACTCCGCAAGGAGCCCTACCGCGAGACCCCGGTGACCGTGGCTGCTACCAGCCCGACCCGCCCCGTCGATCGCCCGACCAACGCGCGCCCCAACACGGACGCGGCGGGCGACATGCTGCGCGCGATCGCAAGCGCCGCGCGCGCCGCCGATACGACCAAGGACGACGTGGTGTCCGTGTATCGCTCCGCGACCGGGATCCGCCCGTCGGCCGATGTGCCGACCTCCAGCGAGCGATCGGGGAACGCGCCGATCTCGGTGTCCGCGCTGCTCGACAGCGCAACATTTGCCCTGCCGGACACCACGCGCTTCCGCCAGTACGCCTACAAACCGGGCCTGCAGCCGGAATACATCGCACGGCCAAGCGTCGGCTACGCACAGGACAACTTTGGCCGCGGGCTGTTCGGCGGCACGGCGATCGTGCTCGGCGACATGCTGGGCAACAACCGACTGGCCCTTGCCGGCCAGATCAACGGCCGGTTGAGCGAAGCCTATGCGTACGGCGCCTACACGAATCTTGCGAACCGCCTGCAGTATACCGTTGGGGCCGCGCAGACCCCGATCTTTTTCCTCAACGGCTACAGCGAGGAACCGGTCGGCAACGGCACGCCACGCATCGTTCAGTCGTATGACATCGCGCGCTACATCGTGCGGCAGGGGTTCGCCATCGGCATGCGGCCGCGCAACCGGTTTTCGCGCTGGGAGTTCGGCGTCAACGCGACCAATCTCAGCTCATCCGTCCAGCGGATTCAGCGACTCGTCGACTACGGCCTGGGCTTTGCCTCCGACTTCGTGACGACGGAGGTGATCAACGGCCAGAGTCGCAGCTATGTGGGACCGTACCTCGCGTACGTGTCCGACAACGCGCTCTTTGGCTACACCGCGCCGATCTCCGGTCGACGCTTCCGCTTCCAGGTCGAACCGTCGGTCGGACAGCTGCGCTGGACCGAGTTCACCGCGGACTACCGCAAGTACGTCCCGCTGCTCTTCAACTTCCTCACCTTTGCCTGGCGCACGCAGGCCAACATCGGCGTCGGCCGTGACGAGAGCGCGTTCCCCAAGTACATCGGCCGGCCGGACTTCGTGCGCGGCTATGATCGCGAACAGTATCTCTCGCAGTTCTGCGGTGGCCTCGTGAACGACCAGAGCGCCTGCAGTGCAACCGAACTGCTCGGATCCCGGGTCGCCTTTGCCAACGCCGAACTCCGCTTCCCGCTCGTGCGTCGCTTCGACCTGGGCCTGATTCCGATCTCGCTGCCACCGGTGGACGGCCTCTTCTTCTACGACGCCGGCATCGCGTGGTCACGCGGTCAGTCGGTGTCGTTCCGAAAGCCGGAGGGCTACGACCAGGCGCGTTCTCGCTACATGCTCCGCAGCTACGGGGCTGGCATTCGCCTCAACCTGTTCGGCTTCGCCCTCGTGCGCTGGGACTATGCCATTCCGCTCGATCGACCCGGCGCAAAGGGCTACTGGATGTGGACGCTGGGCCAGTCGTTCTAG
- a CDS encoding SOS response-associated peptidase yields the protein MRRLAVASRRTRGHSQAMCGRFGLSRPDKLKLERFGIVGLPEGIRPRFNIAPGTPALVVRERKGERDAGMLRWGLVPWWAQSPAVGARMANARADNAFTKPAFRDSMRLRRCLIPADVFYEWQAVPGSRRKQPWAIGLGSGEPFALGGLWDFWRPKDGGEGLATFAILTTAPNALLAPIHDRMPVIIPADRYLTWLDPRTPDPGVAEFVRAFPSELMKAWTISPRVNKADEDDAGLLEPASPPVTQNEQLELG from the coding sequence ATGCGACGTCTCGCCGTTGCCTCGCGACGCACTCGCGGCCACTCTCAGGCCATGTGCGGTCGATTCGGCCTCTCGCGGCCCGACAAGCTCAAACTCGAACGCTTCGGGATCGTCGGGCTCCCCGAGGGCATACGGCCTCGATTCAACATCGCGCCCGGGACCCCCGCACTCGTCGTGCGCGAGCGCAAAGGTGAGCGCGACGCCGGGATGCTCCGCTGGGGCCTGGTGCCGTGGTGGGCGCAAAGCCCCGCCGTTGGCGCCCGCATGGCCAACGCGCGCGCCGACAACGCGTTCACCAAGCCAGCGTTCCGGGATTCGATGCGCCTCCGCCGCTGCCTCATTCCGGCCGATGTGTTCTACGAATGGCAGGCCGTTCCCGGCTCCAGGCGCAAGCAGCCATGGGCGATCGGGCTCGGGTCCGGCGAACCGTTCGCGCTCGGCGGACTCTGGGACTTCTGGCGACCGAAGGACGGGGGAGAGGGCCTCGCCACGTTCGCCATCCTGACGACCGCGCCCAACGCGCTCCTCGCGCCGATCCACGATCGGATGCCGGTGATCATTCCGGCCGACCGTTACCTCACCTGGCTCGACCCGCGCACGCCGGATCCCGGCGTCGCCGAGTTCGTCCGCGCGTTTCCGTCCGAGCTGATGAAGGCGTGGACGATCTCACCGCGCGTGAACAAGGCCGATGAGGACGACGCGGGACTGCTCGAGCCGGCGTCGCCACCCGTCACTCAGAACGAGCAGCTCGAGCTGGGCTGA
- the ychF gene encoding redox-regulated ATPase YchF: protein MRARRRGRTPIPSRVDTFLRLTRRLRASRAAKSPRPRVALGTSRRPSTLSEPLVLSLGIVGLPNVGKSSLFNALTSSAAAAAANYPFCTVDPNVGMVEVPDERLGRLAEVVQPKRTVPAVVQFMDIAGLVKGAAQGEGLGNKFLANIRETDAIVHVVRCFEDPDVTHVMGDVNPVRDREVIEFELALADLGSVEKRLDKVQRSARSGDKDAQAELPVLEVANRTLAEGKSLREAALDAGQRALLAPLQLLTLKPVLYAANVTDAELSGEEGAHVRALRAAVAASGEAAEVVTFSAKIEAELAELSPEERREFLGSLGIESAGLDRLIRAGYHLLGLQTYFTAGEQEVRAWTIHLGDTAPKAAGVIHTDFERGFIRAETVSYADFVALRGWKEAREKGAVRSEGKEYLVKDGDVMLFRFNV, encoded by the coding sequence ATGCGAGCACGCCGCCGCGGCCGCACACCCATTCCCTCCCGGGTTGATACATTTCTCCGCCTGACGCGGCGGCTGCGCGCCTCTCGCGCGGCGAAGTCACCCAGGCCGCGCGTCGCCCTCGGTACGTCGCGACGGCCCTCGACTCTCAGCGAACCACTCGTGCTCTCCCTTGGTATCGTCGGACTTCCCAACGTCGGCAAGTCCTCGCTCTTCAATGCGCTGACCTCGTCCGCCGCGGCCGCGGCGGCGAACTATCCGTTCTGCACCGTCGATCCCAATGTCGGGATGGTCGAGGTGCCTGACGAGCGGCTTGGCCGTCTCGCCGAGGTCGTGCAGCCGAAGAGAACCGTTCCCGCGGTCGTGCAGTTCATGGACATCGCCGGCCTCGTGAAGGGGGCGGCGCAGGGCGAAGGACTCGGCAACAAGTTCCTCGCCAACATCCGGGAGACAGACGCGATCGTGCACGTCGTGCGGTGCTTCGAGGATCCCGACGTCACGCACGTGATGGGGGACGTCAATCCGGTTCGTGACCGGGAGGTGATCGAGTTCGAGCTGGCCCTGGCCGACCTTGGCTCCGTCGAGAAGCGGCTCGACAAGGTGCAGCGATCCGCGCGGTCTGGCGACAAGGACGCGCAGGCGGAACTCCCGGTGCTCGAAGTGGCGAACCGCACGCTCGCCGAAGGAAAGTCGCTCCGCGAGGCGGCGCTCGACGCCGGTCAGCGCGCGCTGCTCGCGCCGCTGCAGCTCCTGACGCTCAAGCCGGTACTGTACGCGGCGAATGTCACCGATGCCGAGTTGAGCGGTGAAGAGGGCGCACATGTCCGTGCGTTGCGCGCGGCGGTGGCGGCGAGCGGAGAAGCCGCCGAGGTCGTGACGTTCTCGGCGAAAATCGAGGCGGAACTGGCGGAGCTTTCGCCGGAAGAGCGCCGGGAGTTTCTCGGATCCCTGGGCATCGAGTCGGCGGGCCTCGATCGACTCATCCGCGCCGGCTACCACCTGTTAGGGCTGCAGACCTACTTCACGGCAGGCGAGCAGGAGGTGCGCGCGTGGACCATCCACCTCGGCGACACGGCGCCCAAAGCGGCCGGCGTGATCCACACCGACTTCGAGCGCGGGTTCATTCGCGCCGAAACGGTGAGCTATGCGGACTTCGTAGCGCTGCGTGGCTGGAAAGAGGCACGGGAGAAGGGCGCGGTCCGCTCGGAGGGCAAGGAGTACCTCGTGAAGGACGGCGACGTGATGCTCTTCCGCTTCAACGTCTAG
- the rsfS gene encoding ribosome silencing factor, with product MASSNRTTSAALAQRIAALCLDNKATDVVILDLNGVTDMTDFFVIASGTSDTHVRSTAEHVAEAMKHEGNAAHHVEGVTQGRWVLVDFVDVVVHLFHPTLRSFYQLERLWGDATIVPIASQGASA from the coding sequence ATGGCATCGAGCAATCGCACCACCTCGGCAGCACTGGCTCAGCGCATCGCGGCGCTCTGCCTCGACAACAAGGCGACGGACGTCGTGATCCTCGACCTCAATGGCGTGACCGACATGACCGACTTCTTCGTGATCGCCAGCGGCACCTCCGATACGCATGTCCGGAGTACCGCGGAGCACGTCGCCGAGGCCATGAAACACGAAGGTAACGCCGCGCACCATGTCGAGGGCGTGACGCAGGGCCGGTGGGTGCTCGTCGATTTCGTCGACGTCGTCGTCCACCTGTTTCATCCCACGCTCCGCAGTTTCTACCAGTTGGAACGGTTGTGGGGAGATGCCACGATCGTCCCGATCGCGTCGCAAGGAGCTTCCGCATGA
- a CDS encoding DUF2232 domain-containing protein: MTVPTTPSTASPIPVTSPAPRGWFRLLVAMVLALSIPVIAQLRLVVPVEQTILFLGPAMAACGLVAWWLGGRLLMFVAWGGLAVWMLSMSPPSAPSFDPLSRGWVLLVGAAFGVVSWMDPRRTFFPRALAATAIAYAVSLGILAVGSAEVQDVGRSVSDEFARRLAQVSDQYETRARTPEWRSFVERFPGAADVVEQGEAQLPTIARTSIGIFPALLGLQSLAMLALAYAVFHRSSRTRIGPLLRPLAEFRFSDQLIWGVVLGVTLLVLPRLGEAKGIGLNLVVFFGALYALRGLGVLSWFLAPGRPTPVLLVVAACLAGPVVGIFSLGLGLADTWIDWRGRLRPAG, translated from the coding sequence GTGACCGTTCCGACCACACCGTCCACGGCGTCACCGATTCCGGTGACGTCGCCGGCGCCACGCGGCTGGTTCCGGCTGCTGGTGGCCATGGTGCTGGCCCTGAGCATTCCGGTGATTGCGCAGTTGCGATTGGTCGTTCCGGTGGAGCAGACCATCCTGTTCCTCGGACCCGCCATGGCCGCCTGCGGCCTCGTGGCGTGGTGGCTGGGCGGCCGCCTTTTGATGTTTGTCGCATGGGGTGGGCTCGCCGTCTGGATGCTGTCGATGAGCCCTCCGAGTGCCCCGAGCTTCGATCCGTTGAGCCGTGGGTGGGTGCTGCTGGTCGGTGCTGCCTTCGGCGTGGTGTCGTGGATGGATCCGCGCCGCACATTCTTTCCTCGAGCACTCGCCGCGACGGCGATCGCGTACGCGGTGTCCCTCGGCATCCTGGCCGTCGGTTCCGCCGAGGTCCAGGACGTGGGGCGCTCGGTGAGCGATGAGTTCGCGCGGCGATTGGCGCAGGTGAGCGACCAGTACGAAACGCGGGCACGGACGCCGGAGTGGCGTTCCTTCGTCGAGCGCTTTCCAGGGGCGGCAGATGTCGTTGAACAGGGAGAGGCGCAATTGCCGACGATCGCACGCACCTCGATCGGCATCTTCCCCGCCCTGCTCGGGTTGCAATCGCTGGCCATGCTTGCCCTGGCGTATGCGGTGTTCCACCGTTCCAGCCGCACACGCATCGGACCGCTCCTGCGTCCGCTGGCCGAGTTTCGGTTCAGCGACCAGCTGATCTGGGGCGTGGTGCTCGGCGTGACCCTGCTCGTGCTGCCTCGCCTCGGCGAGGCGAAGGGGATCGGGCTCAACCTGGTGGTGTTCTTCGGTGCGCTGTATGCCCTTCGGGGCCTCGGCGTACTGTCGTGGTTTCTCGCACCTGGGCGACCGACCCCGGTGCTGTTGGTCGTGGCGGCGTGCCTGGCGGGCCCGGTGGTGGGCATCTTCTCGCTCGGACTCGGACTCGCAGACACGTGGATCGATTGGCGCGGCCGCCTGCGGCCCGCCGGATAG
- the rpsF gene encoding 30S ribosomal protein S6, with protein sequence MSREYEAVYIFDSTLEDAAIQEKIARHHALLHATEEIKVEQWGRRQLAYKIGRRETGYYVLARFLTDAKHLPEFERALKLDDGVVRYLITLHEHELGAPPQTEEELAAAKRREEEEEDED encoded by the coding sequence GTGTCTCGAGAGTACGAGGCGGTCTACATCTTCGACTCCACGCTCGAAGATGCCGCCATTCAGGAGAAGATTGCGCGACATCACGCGCTCCTCCACGCGACCGAAGAGATCAAGGTCGAGCAGTGGGGCCGACGCCAGCTGGCGTACAAGATCGGCCGCCGCGAGACGGGCTACTACGTCCTCGCGCGATTCCTCACCGATGCCAAGCACCTGCCCGAGTTCGAGCGCGCGCTCAAGCTCGACGACGGCGTCGTTCGCTACCTGATCACCCTGCACGAACACGAACTCGGCGCGCCCCCGCAGACCGAGGAAGAACTCGCGGCCGCCAAGCGTCGCGAGGAAGAAGAGGAGGACGAGGACTGA
- a CDS encoding 50S ribosomal protein L25/general stress protein Ctc: MATANLSAAARTGTGKGVSRSLRREGRIPAVIYGRARAPLALSLDARELSRLLGHINAETTVIDLAIDGAAARTLIRDIQRHPLSRAVIHVDFQELVAGEKVVVKIPIVLVGTSVGVRLSGGIMTQVLQELECRVDPANIPSRIEVDVTEVTIGHSIHVSEVKVPDGVEVLDEGTGTIMIVSAPKEEAAAAPVEGASPTEPELIRKAKAEDETPEKK; this comes from the coding sequence ATGGCAACTGCCAACCTGTCCGCTGCCGCCCGTACCGGAACCGGTAAGGGCGTGTCCCGTTCCCTGCGCCGCGAAGGGCGCATCCCGGCCGTGATCTACGGTCGTGCCCGTGCACCGCTGGCCCTCAGCCTCGATGCCCGTGAACTCTCTCGCCTGCTGGGCCACATCAACGCCGAGACCACGGTGATCGATCTTGCGATCGACGGCGCGGCGGCCCGAACGCTCATTCGCGACATCCAGCGTCACCCGCTCTCGCGTGCGGTGATCCACGTCGACTTCCAGGAGCTGGTCGCGGGCGAGAAGGTCGTGGTGAAGATCCCGATCGTGCTCGTCGGTACCTCGGTGGGCGTGCGCCTCTCCGGTGGCATCATGACGCAGGTCCTGCAGGAACTCGAGTGCCGCGTGGACCCGGCGAATATCCCGAGCCGCATCGAAGTGGACGTGACCGAAGTGACCATCGGCCACTCGATCCACGTGAGCGAGGTGAAGGTGCCGGACGGCGTCGAAGTCCTCGACGAAGGCACCGGCACGATCATGATCGTCTCGGCGCCGAAGGAAGAGGCAGCGGCGGCCCCGGTCGAGGGTGCGAGCCCGACGGAGCCGGAGCTCATCCGCAAGGCCAAGGCCGAGGACGAGACACCGGAGAAGAAGTAG
- a CDS encoding four helix bundle protein has translation MSPHERLIAWQKAHEFTVVTLSALDRRSGARHEALADQLRRAAIAVSANIVEGSARSSATEFAACLSMALAAARESGYLVRLAADLEAIRTSERAVLEARCEQVCRLIVSLLRHISARPDRPSVSRSAAARASRAAPRHRPASPGPPDDD, from the coding sequence ATGTCTCCCCATGAACGACTGATCGCCTGGCAAAAGGCGCATGAGTTCACCGTGGTCACCCTCTCGGCGCTCGATCGGCGAAGCGGCGCGCGCCACGAGGCGCTCGCCGACCAACTGCGACGGGCCGCGATCGCCGTTTCGGCCAACATCGTCGAAGGATCTGCCCGGTCCTCGGCGACGGAGTTCGCCGCCTGCCTGTCGATGGCGCTCGCTGCGGCCCGCGAGTCAGGCTACCTCGTTCGGCTGGCGGCCGACCTCGAAGCCATTCGTACGTCGGAGCGGGCCGTACTCGAGGCCAGATGCGAGCAGGTGTGCCGCCTGATCGTCAGCCTCCTCCGGCACATCTCGGCACGCCCGGACAGACCGTCGGTCAGTCGGTCGGCGGCGGCTCGCGCTTCCCGCGCGGCTCCCCGGCATCGTCCGGCTTCTCCGGGGCCGCCGGACGACGATTGA
- a CDS encoding ribose-phosphate pyrophosphokinase: protein MDHLPGVLRGFKLLSGTANRGLAEEIARNLGVELARVTLTRFADGEIFVRIDENVRGADVFIVQPTNPPAENLLELLLLIDAARRASAARITCVMPYYGYSRQDRKDQPRVAIGAKLVANMIERAGADRVLGIDFHQHQLQGFFDEPVDHLYAAPVLMNHFKKKQLKDLAIVAPDVGSAKMARSFAKKLNATLAIIDKRRPSANVSEVVNVVGEVEGKDCVIPDDMIDTAGTVSEAARALKELGAKDIYVCATHALLSGPAVQRLCEAPIREVVVTDTIALDASKRFDRLTVLSVGELLAKAIRFTHSEQSVSSLFD from the coding sequence GGCCAACAGGGGGCTCGCTGAGGAGATCGCGCGCAACCTCGGGGTCGAGCTGGCACGGGTGACCCTCACGCGATTCGCCGATGGTGAGATCTTCGTGCGGATCGACGAGAATGTGCGCGGCGCCGACGTCTTCATCGTGCAGCCGACCAACCCGCCCGCGGAGAACCTGCTGGAGCTGCTGCTCCTCATCGATGCGGCGCGGCGGGCCTCGGCCGCACGGATTACCTGCGTGATGCCGTACTACGGCTACTCGCGGCAGGACCGCAAGGACCAGCCGCGCGTCGCCATCGGCGCCAAGCTGGTGGCCAACATGATCGAACGGGCGGGAGCCGATCGCGTGCTCGGGATCGACTTCCACCAGCACCAGTTGCAGGGATTCTTTGACGAACCGGTCGACCACCTGTACGCGGCACCGGTGCTCATGAATCACTTCAAGAAGAAGCAGCTCAAGGACCTGGCCATCGTGGCGCCCGACGTGGGGTCGGCCAAGATGGCGCGCAGTTTCGCCAAGAAGCTCAACGCCACGCTGGCGATCATCGACAAGCGGCGGCCGTCGGCAAATGTGTCTGAAGTCGTGAACGTGGTGGGAGAGGTCGAGGGCAAGGATTGCGTGATCCCCGACGACATGATCGATACGGCGGGGACCGTTTCCGAAGCCGCGCGGGCCCTCAAGGAGCTTGGGGCGAAGGACATCTACGTGTGCGCGACACACGCGCTGCTGTCCGGTCCCGCGGTCCAGCGGCTGTGCGAGGCGCCGATTCGGGAAGTCGTGGTGACCGACACGATCGCCCTCGACGCGTCCAAGCGGTTCGATCGCCTGACGGTGCTTTCCGTCGGCGAGTTGCTCGCGAAGGCGATTCGCTTTACGCACAGCGAGCAGAGTGTGAGTTCATTGTTCGACTGA
- a CDS encoding 50S ribosomal protein L9, with amino-acid sequence MEVILRQAVDSLGHPGDLVKVSNGFARNFLLPRGIAVEATEGNKRRIAQEKARLEAAEAERRQHAEAHATRLEQVSLTFSARVGEEGKLFGSVTAADIAHQLEAQGFTVERRQIDLHEPIKALGVYRVPIKLHADVKPEIKVWVIKA; translated from the coding sequence ATGGAAGTCATTCTTCGACAGGCGGTTGATTCGCTCGGACACCCGGGCGACCTGGTAAAGGTGTCCAACGGGTTCGCCCGGAACTTCCTGCTGCCGCGCGGCATTGCCGTCGAGGCGACAGAAGGCAACAAGCGGCGCATTGCGCAGGAGAAGGCGCGGCTCGAGGCCGCCGAGGCCGAGCGTCGGCAACACGCCGAAGCGCATGCGACGCGGCTCGAGCAGGTGTCACTCACCTTCTCGGCGCGCGTCGGCGAAGAGGGCAAGCTGTTCGGTTCGGTCACCGCGGCCGACATCGCACACCAGCTCGAGGCGCAGGGGTTCACGGTCGAGCGTCGGCAGATCGACCTGCACGAGCCGATCAAGGCGCTGGGCGTTTATCGCGTGCCGATCAAGCTGCACGCCGATGTGAAGCCCGAAATCAAGGTCTGGGTCATCAAGGCCTGA
- a CDS encoding aminoacyl-tRNA hydrolase, protein MKLVVGLGNPGRKYEQTRHNVGWWVVDHLADVWRFDAWRKDGEALVADGRRGPHRVRLMKPQTYMNLSGAALRPFVRRETWSAASDLLVVADEVQLALGRFRLRASGSAGGHNGLKSIEAAVGSQDYARLRIGIRPEAEHREVGVLSDFVLDAFGRGERARVRELLPQFEGLVDTWVGQGVLAAMNAFNRRPAAPEKPDDAGEPRGKREPPPTD, encoded by the coding sequence GTGAAACTCGTTGTCGGCCTGGGCAACCCGGGCAGGAAGTACGAACAAACGCGCCACAACGTCGGCTGGTGGGTCGTGGACCACCTGGCCGACGTTTGGCGTTTCGACGCCTGGCGCAAGGATGGCGAGGCCCTGGTGGCGGACGGCCGCCGGGGCCCGCACCGCGTCCGGCTGATGAAGCCGCAGACGTACATGAACCTGAGCGGCGCGGCGCTGAGGCCATTCGTGCGGCGGGAGACGTGGTCGGCGGCCAGCGACCTGCTGGTCGTGGCTGACGAGGTGCAGTTGGCGTTAGGCAGGTTTCGCCTGCGCGCCAGCGGCAGCGCCGGCGGCCACAACGGCCTCAAGTCGATCGAGGCGGCGGTGGGCAGCCAGGACTACGCCCGACTGCGCATCGGCATCCGGCCCGAGGCCGAGCATCGTGAGGTCGGCGTCCTGTCGGACTTTGTGCTCGATGCGTTCGGCCGCGGGGAACGGGCGCGCGTCCGCGAACTCTTGCCGCAGTTCGAGGGCCTGGTGGACACATGGGTTGGTCAGGGCGTGTTGGCCGCGATGAACGCGTTCAATCGTCGTCCGGCGGCCCCGGAGAAGCCGGACGATGCCGGGGAGCCGCGCGGGAAGCGCGAGCCGCCGCCGACCGACTGA
- a CDS encoding 30S ribosomal protein S18 — MRRPRKSCPFCEGRVHYVDYKDDRSLGRFITDHGKILPSRLSGVCARHQRQLATAIKRARYLALIPYLRGHQGAA, encoded by the coding sequence ATGCGACGACCCAGAAAATCCTGCCCGTTCTGCGAAGGCCGCGTCCACTACGTGGACTACAAGGACGACCGTTCGCTCGGCCGCTTCATCACCGACCACGGCAAGATCCTGCCGAGCCGACTGAGCGGCGTCTGCGCGCGTCATCAGCGGCAACTCGCGACGGCCATCAAGCGCGCACGCTATCTGGCGCTGATTCCGTACCTCCGCGGCCATCAGGGCGCGGCCTGA